One genomic segment of Natronospira proteinivora includes these proteins:
- a CDS encoding DUF6607 family protein, whose translation MQRETVIFLSAMGLAITGCASTGQSSDEQQIQTLEQDRSAIRAMTGDYRVHFNFFESLPLLADYELRDDQQSSGLERVKVIVDEPDRIVLQHILMVGEDHDRPLKHWRQEWIYQPEAIFEYAGNGQWERETLSPEAVRGQWLQSVTQVDDSPRYESLGHWEHHANFSEWTGHRTWRPLPRREHTSRDDYDVLGAVNRHTVTETGWWHEQDNRKIELTSDSDRVLVREIGLNEYRVVDSDAAAFEQAADYWQENQAFWDSVVAAWDSLKQECEQIRVTPDDNGPIWRSMFDLESRWQSGEIDNTSAAIRETLGERLETEPAACRNAAWGE comes from the coding sequence ATGCAACGCGAGACTGTTATTTTCTTGTCGGCGATGGGGCTGGCAATCACAGGCTGTGCCTCAACGGGGCAGTCATCCGATGAACAGCAGATCCAGACACTGGAACAGGATCGCTCGGCCATCCGGGCCATGACCGGTGACTACCGGGTTCATTTCAACTTCTTTGAATCGCTGCCCCTGTTGGCCGATTACGAGCTGCGGGACGATCAGCAATCCAGCGGTCTGGAACGGGTCAAGGTGATTGTGGACGAGCCGGATCGCATCGTCCTTCAGCATATTCTGATGGTGGGTGAAGACCACGACCGACCACTCAAGCATTGGCGCCAGGAATGGATCTACCAGCCGGAGGCCATCTTTGAATATGCAGGCAACGGTCAGTGGGAACGGGAGACATTGTCACCGGAGGCCGTTCGGGGCCAATGGCTGCAATCTGTGACCCAGGTGGATGACAGTCCCCGCTACGAAAGCCTGGGTCATTGGGAACACCACGCCAACTTCTCGGAGTGGACCGGCCATCGTACCTGGCGGCCATTGCCGCGACGGGAACACACCAGCCGAGATGACTACGATGTGCTGGGCGCGGTCAATCGCCACACTGTGACCGAGACCGGCTGGTGGCATGAACAGGACAACCGAAAGATTGAACTGACAAGTGACAGTGACAGGGTCCTGGTCCGCGAGATTGGTCTGAATGAGTATCGTGTCGTGGACAGCGATGCCGCGGCCTTTGAGCAGGCGGCCGACTACTGGCAGGAAAACCAGGCCTTCTGGGATTCGGTGGTGGCCGCCTGGGATAGCTTGAAGCAGGAATGTGAGCAGATTCGGGTCACGCCTGATGACAACGGCCCCATCTGGCGATCCATGTTCGATCTGGAATCCCGCTGGCAGTCAGGGGAAATCGACAACACCAGCGCCGCCATCCGGGAAACCCTGGGCGAACGCCTTGAAACCGAACCCGCCGCTTGTCGCAATGCGGCTTGGGGAGAGTGA
- a CDS encoding Fur family transcriptional regulator: MARPSYWTVEVRDRPRSGTQVRLYQAAGYRRYWDGEMARSLCRNCRLRPGAWSVPKRKVHALFLAAARIASQLESQKELPMSQLAIAAEDTESLPDRSREPWRSLAQRLRDHGLIPTRPRLLIAERVYSGPNHFTAEDLFTHLRSGRCRCARATIYNTLSEFAEQKLVQVLYVDNGPAIYDRTTAPHAHVYNMDTGEIRDADPQEFHLTEPRLPEGIMLEDMQIVLRVRDKNKEKGHV, translated from the coding sequence ATGGCTCGTCCGTCGTACTGGACAGTGGAGGTTCGTGACCGGCCGCGGAGCGGGACGCAGGTCAGGCTGTACCAGGCGGCAGGCTACCGTCGTTACTGGGACGGCGAGATGGCCCGTTCCCTGTGCCGCAACTGCCGGCTGCGGCCGGGTGCCTGGAGCGTCCCCAAGCGAAAGGTCCATGCCCTGTTCCTGGCGGCAGCCCGAATCGCCTCACAACTGGAATCACAAAAGGAGTTACCCATGTCCCAACTAGCCATCGCCGCCGAAGACACCGAGTCATTACCCGACCGATCGCGTGAGCCCTGGCGGAGCCTGGCCCAGCGTCTGCGGGACCACGGGCTGATCCCCACCCGACCCCGGCTGCTGATTGCCGAGCGGGTTTATTCCGGGCCCAATCATTTCACCGCCGAGGACCTGTTCACTCATCTGCGATCCGGCCGTTGCCGCTGCGCCCGGGCCACCATCTACAACACCCTGTCGGAATTCGCCGAGCAAAAGCTGGTGCAGGTGCTTTACGTGGACAACGGTCCGGCCATCTACGACCGTACCACCGCCCCCCATGCTCATGTTTACAACATGGATACGGGGGAAATTCGGGACGCCGATCCCCAGGAATTCCATCTCACCGAACCCCGCCTGCCGGAGGGCATCATGCTGGAGGACATGCAGATCGTGCTTCGGGTCCGGGACAAGAACAAGGAGAAGGGGCATGTCTGA
- the hemP gene encoding hemin uptake protein HemP, with translation MSEESKEAERPAGPSPKSTDRHPPRRINSEWLLGQSREVIIRHRGREYHLRMTRSGKLILN, from the coding sequence ATGTCTGAGGAGAGCAAGGAAGCGGAGCGCCCAGCGGGGCCATCTCCCAAATCGACGGATCGGCATCCACCCAGAAGAATCAACAGCGAATGGCTCTTGGGGCAAAGCCGGGAAGTGATCATCCGCCACCGGGGCCGGGAATATCACCTGCGCATGACTCGCAGTGGCAAGTTGATCCTCAATTAG
- a CDS encoding tetratricopeptide repeat-containing diguanylate cyclase, which produces MTAQHETPLSFSIMQIIARIPLLILALQAGLALAEAPEVDPELERQLDDYITDFSAPEDERAETLESIVEALSADTPAATRLRALGYQMVDFLHEEDEAAALARSQELLNLAKASGHTDIQAEALAFRIDLLWRLDDREEAMMYVPRLEAILPSVQAPRVRYYGHNLTARLLRAHSQYEEALSHFLEAYDAVQETDDDRTQPRRQFLNYNIAQMQAELNNHDQALEIVQRGIREIRELEYRVYLPEFFLLKGYIFAQMEEHEDSIQAHEEAIEWAERLERPDIIITSLNNIGSARIQMEDYTAATEILERALEMALEVDDEHTRPLLEFNLAYLAIMQGGGDEAVTVMEAAIEELVAFYSKANMADLLRYVAEAYREAGHLDRAIETLIEQREMNDELFQSEREESLNELQTRYETREQAAQIELLEQRNELQERTIENSRLQQQITILFIMVVVLSLVLLWLAYRSARRANLRLTAANEQLEYQSVHDVLTGLLNRRSFQEEMQQRGQDGVERRAQTHPDTLLLLDIDFFKKINDRYGHSGGDAVLKELSRRIKAVSRSSDMVIRWGGEELLLLLRNMDPSVQQDYVTRILNTIAEEPIEYRGESIPVTATGGFIQLPFDGVPEDEIDWERALHIADMALYIGKTHGRNRAIGVLGLNQPYEQVKDTLSNDLAQAVEKDLVKHVTIPGPEQGQQ; this is translated from the coding sequence ATGACGGCACAGCACGAAACGCCTCTGTCTTTTTCCATAATGCAGATAATTGCCCGCATTCCCTTGCTGATCCTTGCCTTGCAGGCAGGCCTGGCACTGGCCGAAGCGCCGGAAGTCGATCCCGAGCTGGAACGTCAGCTGGATGATTACATCACCGATTTCTCCGCCCCCGAGGATGAGCGTGCAGAGACGCTGGAAAGCATCGTCGAAGCACTGAGTGCCGACACCCCGGCCGCCACACGCCTCCGGGCTTTGGGCTATCAGATGGTGGATTTCCTCCACGAGGAAGACGAGGCCGCCGCCCTGGCCCGGAGCCAGGAACTACTGAATCTGGCCAAAGCCAGCGGGCATACCGACATCCAGGCCGAGGCCCTGGCCTTCCGGATCGACCTCCTCTGGCGCCTGGATGATCGTGAGGAAGCGATGATGTACGTCCCTCGCCTGGAGGCCATTCTGCCGTCGGTACAGGCGCCCCGGGTTCGCTACTACGGCCATAACCTGACCGCCCGCCTGTTGCGCGCCCACAGTCAGTACGAAGAAGCCCTCTCCCATTTTCTGGAAGCCTATGATGCGGTTCAGGAAACCGACGACGATCGAACCCAGCCGCGGCGCCAGTTCCTCAACTACAACATTGCCCAGATGCAGGCGGAACTGAATAACCATGACCAGGCCCTGGAGATAGTGCAGCGTGGCATCCGCGAGATCCGGGAACTGGAATACCGCGTTTACCTACCAGAATTTTTTCTACTCAAGGGCTATATCTTCGCCCAGATGGAAGAACACGAGGACTCCATCCAGGCCCATGAGGAAGCCATCGAGTGGGCCGAGCGGCTGGAACGGCCCGATATCATCATCACCAGCCTGAACAACATCGGCTCGGCCCGAATTCAGATGGAAGATTATACGGCCGCCACCGAGATTCTGGAGCGGGCACTGGAGATGGCGCTGGAAGTGGACGATGAACACACCCGGCCCTTGCTGGAGTTCAACCTGGCCTATCTGGCCATCATGCAGGGCGGCGGGGACGAGGCCGTCACAGTAATGGAAGCCGCAATTGAAGAACTGGTAGCCTTCTACAGCAAGGCCAATATGGCCGATCTGCTGCGCTATGTTGCCGAGGCCTATCGGGAAGCCGGTCACCTGGATCGTGCCATCGAGACCCTGATCGAGCAGCGGGAGATGAACGACGAGCTCTTCCAGTCCGAACGCGAAGAAAGCCTCAATGAGTTACAGACCCGATACGAAACCCGGGAACAGGCCGCCCAGATCGAGTTGCTGGAACAGCGCAATGAGCTACAGGAACGAACCATTGAAAACAGCCGTCTGCAACAGCAGATAACTATTCTTTTCATCATGGTGGTGGTGTTGAGCCTGGTCCTGCTTTGGCTGGCCTATCGCAGTGCGCGCCGGGCCAACCTGCGCCTGACCGCTGCCAATGAGCAGCTGGAATATCAATCAGTACACGATGTCCTCACAGGCTTGCTTAACCGGCGCTCCTTCCAGGAGGAAATGCAACAACGTGGCCAGGACGGTGTCGAACGTCGGGCCCAGACCCATCCGGACACGCTACTGCTGCTGGATATCGACTTCTTCAAGAAGATCAATGATCGCTACGGCCATTCCGGTGGTGATGCGGTGCTCAAGGAATTGTCCCGGCGCATCAAGGCCGTCTCCCGTTCCTCGGATATGGTGATTCGCTGGGGCGGGGAAGAACTGCTGCTGTTGCTCCGGAACATGGACCCGTCAGTCCAGCAGGACTACGTCACCCGCATCCTCAACACCATTGCCGAAGAACCCATCGAATACCGGGGCGAGTCCATTCCCGTCACCGCCACGGGGGGCTTTATTCAGCTTCCTTTCGACGGGGTACCGGAAGATGAAATCGACTGGGAAAGGGCCCTGCACATTGCCGACATGGCCCTCTACATTGGCAAGACCCATGGCCGCAATCGGGCCATAGGCGTCCTCGGACTCAACCAGCCCTACGAGCAAGTTAAAGATACCCTGAGCAATGACCTGGCCCAAGCGGTGGAAAAAGATCTGGTAAAACACGTCACCATTCCCGGGCCCGAACAAGGTCAGCAATAA